The Caulobacter sp. X sequence CGATGGCGCGGCCCAGGCGCGCGGCCGCCTCGTCCTGCAGCACGCCGGTTTCGGCGCTGGCGGCCGGATCGGGGGTCGCCAGCGCCTCTGCGTCGTCCAGGCCGCGCGCGCCGAACACCAGCCTGCGCACCATCATGCGCCGTCTGCGGTCGCGAGCCTTGTTGATGGCGATGGTGCGCAGCCAGGCGCCGAACGAGCGGTCGGGATCGTAGCGCTTCAGCGCGCCCCAGGCGGCGATGAAGGCCTCATGCACCGCCTCATAAGCCTCATCGGCGTCGTCGGTGTAACGGCGCAGCAGACGATAGAGCCGCTCCTTGTGGCGGCGCACCAGGACGGCGAAGGCCTGATCGTCGCCAGCCGCCGCCCGTTCGGCGAGTGCGTTGTCGGACGCTTGGCTGTCCACGGTCAGCGCGCATCTTCGGTCAGGGATCGCACGACGGCCTGATCGAACCGGGCGGCTTGCTGGGGTGTCAGCTCCCGGCGCATGCCCACCGTGTGGACGATGGTTTCCTTCTGCAGCGCCCCCATGGCCTCATGCACCCGGTCGATCGCCCGCTGTACCTTGGGGGTATAGGCGTGCGTCTCCTGGATGGCCTGGGCCAGCTCGATATTGGCCGTGCGCATCTCCGCTTCGAGCTTCAGTCGGCGGGTTTCGTGATCGCTTTCGATGTCGGCGATGCGCTGCTTCTGAGCGGCGCTGAGACGCAGTCCGTGATGAACCAGCTCATGAAGCGCCGGTGGACGCGCGCCCAGGGTGATCAGCTGCGCGCCGGTCCACACGCCCAGCAAGGCCACGACCAGCGACAGGCACAAGGTCAGGGCCGTGCTGCGGACCATGCCCACTAACGCCCCTCCAGCAGGCTGGACGGGGCCAGCCGCGCCGCGCTCGCGAACAGACCGTAGTCGCGTTGAGGCTCGACCGTGGAGGCGGCCAGGGCGCTGCCAGCGGTCAGGCCCATGGCCAGGGCCAGCACTACCGAGGCGATCTGGACGGGGGCCATGGCCGCCTGGACCAGAGCCTCACGCCGCAACGCGGCGATCCCCCGGCCGACTTCGGCCTCCAGGCCGTCCAGCGACCTGTCGGCCGGGCGGGCCGCCAGGCGCCCGATCAGCTCATCCAAAGGCTCGGTCATGTGCAGGATCCTTCAAGCTCTCCCCAAAGCGGATACGCGTCAGGGCGGCGCGCCCCCTGCGACGCTTGCGCGATCTTCAGAAGCTCGGGTCGAGACCCTTGCCGGGTGGACGGCTAACGGCGGTTCGGGAGCGGT is a genomic window containing:
- a CDS encoding RNA polymerase sigma factor, with translation MDSQASDNALAERAAAGDDQAFAVLVRRHKERLYRLLRRYTDDADEAYEAVHEAFIAAWGALKRYDPDRSFGAWLRTIAINKARDRRRRMMVRRLVFGARGLDDAEALATPDPAASAETGVLQDEAAARLGRAIARLPSALKAALLLTAFEGMSQQEAADVLKVSVKTIETRVYRARKLLGKDLALDRSAPIR
- a CDS encoding Spy/CpxP family protein refolding chaperone; this translates as MVRSTALTLCLSLVVALLGVWTGAQLITLGARPPALHELVHHGLRLSAAQKQRIADIESDHETRRLKLEAEMRTANIELAQAIQETHAYTPKVQRAIDRVHEAMGALQKETIVHTVGMRRELTPQQAARFDQAVVRSLTEDAR